Below is a genomic region from Rosa chinensis cultivar Old Blush chromosome 5, RchiOBHm-V2, whole genome shotgun sequence.
GTGGGCCCCAAGCAGCGGAAACAGAAGGGTCCAGAAGTGGCGGCGAGGCTTCCGACGGTGACGCCGCTGACCAAGTGCAAGCTCCGGCTACTGAAGCTGGAGCGGATTAAGGATTACCTGCTTATGGAGGAGGAGTTTGTGACGAACCAGGAGCGGCTAAAGCCTCAGGAGGAGAAGGCCGAGGAGGACAGATCTAAGGTCGACGATCTACGTGCCTCGCCCATGAGCGTCGGCAATCTCGAGGAGCTGATCGACGAGAACCATGCGATTGTTTCGTCGTCGGTGGGGCCAGAGTACTATGTAGGGGTCCTCTCCTTTGTCGATAAGGACCAGTTGGAGCCTGGGTGCGCCATTTTGATGCACAATAAGGTAATTGGGGTTTTGGGCTTGCTAGGGTTTTTGATTGGGTTGAGGTGATTTGGTTGGTGATgctttgttttgtgtgttttggattgtggtgattttggtggaattgagATTGGTTTATGGAAATGAGTTGTAGTGCAGTCGGCGAGCGAAGATGTGAGTTGGGTTTTTGGTGGAATTGAGATTGGTTTATGGAAATGATTTGAGATTTTGATTACTGGGTTTGTTATGGTTTTTGCAGCTTAATCTTGGTGTGGATGAGAGTATACTCTGTTTGTATTGAAGAAAGATGGGAAAGCTATTGTTGGGGAGGCCACCATTGAGGTCAGTTGGTGTTTATTATAGTAATTTGTTGCTGATTTGAAGATTAACATTAAAGTGTTAGTTTTGTTGTCTTAAAGGCTTGAGCTTTTTGTAGAATGAATTAGCAATGTGTATCAAGCTAGCAACTTTTCTTTATATGAGTGTGTTAGTTTTTGAGTTCTTTGGTGTTTGATGAAAATTTTAGAGGCAGATGCATAGTTTGTTGCTGATGTGAAGATTGAAGGGTTAATTTTGTTGTCTTAAAGGCTCAGGCTTTTTGTAGAATGAACCACAATGTGAATCAAGATGGCAATTTTCTGTTCTGTTAAATTgaagataatatatatatatatatatatatatatatatataagagtaaaGGTCTCCATTGTATCTTGCAATTCTGTGGGACTACCTCTGGCTCTGACTAGTACAGTTTAATTTTAGATCATGTTTAATTAATCTGGACTTGCATTTAGACTAATTTCATAACAATATGTTACGGTTATGCTGTGATGTTGATTTGTGTTTGCTTTTTGGTTGCAGGCAAACACGGTGTATGGTGTGTTGCGGGGGTTAGAGGTATGTGTGACTATTACATTGCATTACTAAATAGGCATGTCAATTTGTAATACAAAATCTCTCATTTTGCTTAATATATATTGTTATGTATTGTGAAACCTCATTGATTCTTCTCTTCTACCATGTGCTAGACTTTCAGCCAATTGTGTACTTTTGACTATGAAACTAAATCCATGCAAGTACATAAGTCACCATGGAACATACGAGACAAACCAAGGTTTGCATATCGAGGGC
It encodes:
- the LOC112164032 gene encoding 26S proteasome regulatory subunit 4 homolog A-like; this translates as MGQGTPGGLNRQGLPGDRKPNGNDKKEKKFELAAPPARVGPKQRKQKGPEVAARLPTVTPLTKCKLRLLKLERIKDYLLMEEEFVTNQERLKPQEEKAEEDRSKVDDLRASPMSVGNLEELIDENHAIVSSSVGPEYYVGVLSFVDKDQLEPGCAILMHNKLNLGVDESILCLY